In one window of Microbacterium dextranolyticum DNA:
- a CDS encoding ABC transporter permease, whose amino-acid sequence MSTAATSIRSPLAMAWQRRGRAFAQFCREFSHERAGMVGLVFLLVIVVLALLAPLLAPASMLDVTQVIDNPRFAPPSWEHPLGTDHQGRELWVRMLWGARVSLLVGFAATAMSMILGTIVGLAAGHFRGWAGGALMRVIDFFLVLPSLILAIVLASVLSRGVWTIVIAIGLTSWAGTARVVRAQTLSVEARDYVERSRVLGAGHGHIIVKHLLPAVLPLVLANTTLTVGSAIIAESTLSFLGLGDTTQQSWGAVLKNSMDVSAATSGYWWYVVVPGLAIVLVVLAFTLVGRAVETIVNPTLRSR is encoded by the coding sequence ATGAGCACCGCCGCGACCTCCATCCGCTCCCCTCTGGCCATGGCGTGGCAGCGCCGCGGGCGTGCCTTCGCGCAGTTCTGCCGTGAGTTCTCCCACGAACGTGCCGGAATGGTCGGCCTGGTCTTCCTCCTGGTCATCGTCGTCCTCGCGCTGCTCGCCCCCCTGCTGGCACCCGCGTCGATGCTCGACGTGACGCAGGTGATCGACAACCCGCGCTTCGCGCCGCCGTCATGGGAGCATCCGCTCGGCACGGACCATCAGGGGCGTGAGCTCTGGGTCCGCATGCTGTGGGGTGCCCGGGTCTCGCTGCTGGTCGGCTTCGCGGCGACGGCCATGTCGATGATCCTCGGAACGATCGTGGGTCTGGCCGCCGGTCACTTCCGGGGATGGGCCGGCGGGGCGCTCATGCGCGTCATCGACTTCTTCCTCGTGCTTCCCTCGCTGATCCTCGCGATCGTGCTGGCCTCGGTGCTCAGTCGGGGCGTCTGGACGATCGTGATCGCGATCGGTCTGACGTCGTGGGCCGGCACGGCGCGTGTCGTGCGTGCTCAGACGCTGTCGGTGGAGGCGCGCGACTATGTCGAGCGCTCCCGCGTGCTGGGAGCCGGGCACGGGCACATCATCGTGAAGCACCTGCTGCCGGCGGTGCTCCCGCTCGTGCTGGCGAACACGACGCTCACGGTGGGCTCGGCGATCATCGCGGAATCCACCCTCTCCTTCCTCGGGCTCGGTGACACCACGCAGCAGTCGTGGGGCGCCGTGCTGAAGAACTCGATGGATGTCTCGGCCGCCACGAGCGGGTACTGGTGGTACGTCGTCGTCCCCGGCCTCGCGATCGTGCTGGTCGTGCTCGCCTTCACTCTCGTCGGCCGTGCCGTGGAGACCATCGTCAACCCCACCCTGAGGAGTCGGTGA